One part of the uncultured Bacteroides sp. genome encodes these proteins:
- the tgt gene encoding tRNA guanosine(34) transglycosylase Tgt, translating to MTFDLQYTDSKSNARAGLITTDHGQIETPIFMPVGTIGSVKAVHQTELIQDIKAQIILGNTYHLYLRPGLDVLEKAGGLHKFNSFDRPMLTDSGGFQVFSLSGIRKLREEGAEFRSHIDGSKHIFTPEKVMDIERIIGADIMMAFDECPPGDSDYAYAKKSLGLTHRWLDRCINRFNETEPKYGYNQSLFPIVQGCVYPDLRKQSAEFIASKECDGNAIGGLAVGEPVDKMYEMIELVNEILPKEKPRYLMGVGTPVNILEGIERGVDMFDCVMPTRNGRNGMLFTKDGIMNMRNKKWETDFSPIEADGASYVDTLYSRAYLRHLFHAQELLAMQIASIHNLAFYLWLVGEARKHIIAGDFSTWKPMMVNRISTRL from the coding sequence ATGACATTTGACCTACAATACACGGATTCTAAATCAAATGCTCGTGCCGGATTAATAACTACTGATCACGGGCAGATTGAGACTCCGATTTTTATGCCTGTTGGAACAATAGGTTCTGTAAAAGCAGTGCATCAAACAGAATTAATCCAGGATATTAAAGCGCAGATAATTCTTGGTAATACTTATCATCTGTATTTGCGTCCGGGACTTGATGTTCTAGAAAAGGCAGGCGGGTTACACAAATTTAATAGTTTTGATCGCCCCATGCTGACGGATAGTGGTGGATTTCAGGTTTTCTCGTTATCTGGCATTAGAAAGTTAAGAGAAGAAGGCGCTGAGTTTCGTTCACATATTGATGGAAGCAAACATATATTTACCCCTGAAAAAGTTATGGATATTGAACGTATAATTGGGGCAGATATAATGATGGCTTTTGATGAATGTCCTCCTGGTGATTCTGATTATGCCTATGCTAAAAAATCTCTTGGCTTAACACATCGCTGGTTAGATCGTTGTATTAACCGATTCAATGAAACAGAACCTAAATACGGATACAATCAATCTTTATTTCCTATTGTCCAGGGATGTGTTTATCCTGATCTGCGTAAACAGTCTGCAGAGTTTATTGCTTCAAAAGAATGCGATGGAAATGCTATTGGTGGTCTGGCAGTTGGGGAACCTGTAGATAAAATGTACGAGATGATTGAATTGGTAAATGAAATTTTGCCAAAAGAAAAGCCTCGATATCTCATGGGTGTAGGAACTCCTGTGAATATTCTGGAAGGAATAGAAAGAGGTGTTGATATGTTCGACTGCGTTATGCCTACCCGTAATGGCCGTAATGGTATGTTATTTACTAAAGACGGTATTATGAATATGCGTAATAAAAAATGGGAAACTGACTTCTCTCCTATTGAAGCTGATGGAGCTTCATACGTAGATACGCTTTATTCAAGAGCATATTTGCGTCACTTATTCCATGCACAAGAGTTGTTAGCTATGCAGATTGCATCGATTCATAACCTGGCATTTTATTTATGGTTGGTTGGTGAAGCTCGTAAACATATTATTGCGGGTGATTTTTCTACATGGAAGCCTATGATGGTTAATCGGATTTCGACAAGATTATAA
- the lon gene encoding endopeptidase La: MIRKGYLSEMEDSNDNGFSFIADFEGNEEQMFDIKVDDSLPVLPLRNMVLFPGVVLPISVGRKSSLKLVNDAYKSNAYIAVVCQKAAETENPDFEDLHTIGTIAKIVRVLEMPDQSTTVILQGMKRFELESLSETFPYLLGKVKLLEEALPAKENKEFDALVDACKDLTIRYIKVSGTLHQDSAFAIKNISNKMFLINFICTNMPLKKDEKVELLQINSLQERAYHLLEILNREVQLAEIKASIQMRAREDIDQQQREYFLQQQIKTIQDELGGGQDQEVEELRQKATKMQWSKEVNEIFNKELAKLERTHSQSPDYSVQLNYLQTMLSLPWNAYSTDNFNLKNAEKTLNKDHYGLEKVKERILEHLAVLKLKGDLKSPIICLYGPPGVGKTSLGKSIAAALKRKYIRMSLGGIHDEAEIRGHRKTYIGAMPGRIIKGLIKAGSSNPVFILDEIDKVGADRQGDPSSALLEVLDPEQNGTFHDNYLDVDYDLSKVMFIATANNLNTIPQPLLDRMELIEVSGYITEEKIEIARRHLVPKEMEATGISKNDIKIPKDTLETIIESYTRESGVRELEKKIGKILRKLARQYATDGFFNKKDIKSEDLYDLLGAEEYSKDKYQGNEYAGVVTGLAWTAVGGEILFVETSLSKGKGGKLTLTGNLGDVMKESAMLALEYIKAHSSILAIDDEIFENWNIHVHVPEGAIPKDGPSAGITMATSLASALTQRKVKRNLAMTGEITLRGKILPVGGIKEKILAAKRAGIKEIILSTENKKNIDEIQEVYLKGLTFHYVSDIKEVFALALTNEKVADAIDFSMKPKK, encoded by the coding sequence ATGATAAGAAAAGGATATTTAAGTGAAATGGAAGACTCAAATGATAATGGTTTCTCATTTATAGCAGATTTTGAAGGTAATGAGGAACAGATGTTTGATATTAAAGTGGATGACAGCCTTCCTGTCTTACCTCTGCGGAATATGGTTTTATTCCCAGGCGTTGTATTACCAATATCTGTAGGAAGAAAATCATCACTAAAACTTGTAAATGATGCATATAAAAGCAATGCATATATTGCAGTTGTTTGTCAGAAAGCAGCTGAAACAGAAAACCCTGATTTTGAAGACTTACATACAATTGGAACTATTGCAAAAATAGTTCGTGTTCTTGAAATGCCAGATCAGTCCACAACTGTAATTCTTCAGGGAATGAAACGTTTTGAGCTAGAAAGTCTATCAGAAACATTTCCGTATTTGTTAGGCAAAGTTAAGTTGCTGGAAGAAGCATTACCTGCTAAAGAAAATAAAGAATTTGATGCATTGGTTGATGCTTGCAAAGATTTGACTATTAGATATATAAAAGTTTCAGGAACTTTACATCAAGATTCAGCTTTTGCTATAAAAAATATCAGTAACAAAATGTTCCTGATTAACTTTATATGCACAAATATGCCTTTAAAGAAAGATGAAAAGGTGGAATTACTGCAGATTAATTCTTTGCAGGAAAGAGCTTATCATCTTTTGGAAATTCTAAATAGAGAAGTACAACTAGCTGAAATAAAGGCATCTATTCAGATGCGTGCCAGAGAAGATATTGATCAGCAACAAAGAGAATATTTTCTACAGCAGCAGATAAAAACAATTCAAGATGAACTTGGTGGCGGACAAGATCAAGAGGTGGAAGAGCTACGTCAGAAAGCTACTAAAATGCAGTGGAGTAAAGAAGTCAATGAAATTTTCAATAAAGAATTGGCTAAACTGGAACGTACTCATTCGCAATCGCCAGATTATAGTGTTCAGCTAAACTACTTGCAAACAATGCTAAGTTTGCCTTGGAATGCCTATTCTACAGATAATTTCAATTTAAAGAATGCTGAAAAAACGCTGAATAAAGACCATTACGGACTCGAAAAGGTAAAAGAAAGAATTCTTGAACATTTGGCTGTATTAAAATTAAAAGGTGATTTAAAATCTCCTATTATATGTCTTTATGGCCCTCCGGGAGTAGGAAAAACATCTTTAGGTAAATCAATTGCTGCTGCATTGAAAAGAAAATATATCAGAATGTCTTTAGGTGGAATTCATGATGAAGCAGAAATCAGAGGTCACAGAAAGACATATATTGGTGCAATGCCTGGACGTATAATCAAAGGATTAATTAAAGCCGGGTCATCTAATCCGGTTTTCATTCTGGATGAAATAGATAAAGTTGGAGCTGACCGTCAGGGAGATCCATCATCTGCATTGCTTGAAGTGCTTGATCCTGAACAGAATGGAACATTCCACGATAATTATCTGGATGTTGATTATGACTTATCAAAAGTAATGTTTATTGCAACAGCAAATAATCTTAATACAATTCCTCAACCATTATTGGATCGTATGGAATTGATTGAGGTAAGTGGATATATCACAGAAGAAAAAATTGAAATTGCTCGTCGACATCTTGTACCTAAAGAAATGGAGGCAACCGGTATTTCAAAGAATGATATAAAAATTCCGAAAGATACATTAGAAACAATTATAGAATCATACACTCGTGAAAGTGGTGTTCGTGAACTTGAAAAGAAGATTGGTAAGATTCTGAGAAAGTTAGCTCGTCAATATGCAACTGATGGTTTTTTCAACAAGAAGGATATTAAATCTGAAGATTTATATGATTTGCTTGGAGCTGAAGAATATTCGAAGGACAAATATCAGGGAAATGAATATGCAGGAGTTGTAACCGGACTTGCCTGGACTGCAGTTGGTGGCGAAATTCTTTTTGTTGAAACAAGTTTAAGTAAAGGTAAAGGTGGAAAACTTACTTTAACTGGAAACTTGGGCGATGTAATGAAAGAATCTGCGATGCTTGCACTAGAGTATATTAAAGCTCACTCTTCTATTCTGGCTATTGATGATGAAATATTCGAAAACTGGAATATTCACGTACATGTACCTGAAGGTGCCATCCCAAAAGATGGTCCATCTGCCGGTATAACAATGGCAACCTCATTAGCATCTGCTTTAACTCAGAGAAAAGTAAAAAGAAATCTGGCTATGACAGGTGAAATCACCCTGCGTGGAAAGATACTTCCTGTAGGTGGTATAAAAGAAAAGATTTTAGCAGCTAAGCGTGCTGGAATAAAAGAGATTATTTTAAGTACTGAGAACAAAAAGAACATAGACGAAATTCAGGAAGTTTATCTTAAAGGATTAACGTTTCACTATGTAAGTGATATTAAAGAAGTATTTGCACTGGCACTAACTAATGAAAAAGTTGCTGATGCGATTGATTTCTCCATGAAACCAAAAAAGTAA
- a CDS encoding methyltransferase, whose protein sequence is MPNPYFRFKQFTVWHDKCAMKVGTDGVLLGAWTDVSNANSILDIGAGTGLVALMIAQRCNAEIFAVEIDNNAVIQATDNKDISPWGKRISIIHADFKTFESNTKFDVIVSNPPYFSKSLLPPDIRRSTARHTNELSYYELIEGAAKLLSPNGKFSLIIPAVVIDKIVEIAANFDLTPIRQTNVLPKQDSLPKRVLISFSNKKDAIFARPNDLIIELSRHQYTREYIELTKEYYLNM, encoded by the coding sequence ATGCCTAATCCATATTTTAGATTTAAACAATTCACAGTATGGCACGATAAATGCGCCATGAAAGTTGGGACAGACGGAGTTCTTTTAGGAGCTTGGACAGATGTGTCTAATGCAAATTCTATTTTAGATATTGGTGCAGGAACCGGACTTGTAGCCTTAATGATTGCACAACGTTGTAATGCTGAAATTTTTGCTGTAGAGATTGACAATAATGCTGTAATTCAGGCTACTGACAATAAAGATATATCACCATGGGGTAAGCGGATTTCTATTATACATGCAGATTTTAAAACCTTTGAAAGCAATACTAAATTTGATGTTATTGTTTCCAATCCTCCATACTTCTCAAAGTCCTTGTTACCTCCAGATATTAGGCGAAGCACAGCCCGGCATACGAATGAGCTTTCATATTATGAACTTATTGAAGGCGCTGCAAAGCTATTATCTCCCAATGGAAAGTTTTCATTAATTATTCCGGCAGTTGTTATCGACAAAATTGTAGAAATTGCAGCTAATTTTGATTTAACCCCCATTAGACAGACAAATGTATTGCCCAAACAAGATAGCTTGCCTAAAAGAGTATTAATATCCTTTTCTAACAAAAAAGATGCAATTTTTGCTAGACCAAATGATTTAATAATTGAATTATCAAGGCATCAATATACTCGTGAGTATATTGAACTAACCAAAGAATATTATCTAAATATGTAG